The Austwickia sp. genome includes a region encoding these proteins:
- the era gene encoding GTPase Era has protein sequence MPEPATAPTAAPPPTPYRAGFACLVGRPNAGKSTLTNALVGRKVAITSSKPQTTRHAIRGISTSEDSQLILVDTPGLHRPRTLLGERLNDVVRETLLDVDVVGFCLPADSKPGPGDAFIARELADLQRARRTPVLALATKADLVDKRRLAEHLIAVDQLGSWDAIIPCSATRGEQVDVVRRELAVRLPESPKLYPDDVLTDEPQVVMIAELVREAALEGVRDELPHSLAVVVEEVVPREGRSADHPLTDVRVHVFVERDSQKAIVIGRGGARLKDVGTRARAGIEELLGHRVHLDLHVKVAKDWQRDPKQLHRLGF, from the coding sequence ATGCCTGAGCCTGCGACCGCGCCGACGGCCGCCCCGCCGCCGACGCCCTATCGAGCAGGCTTCGCCTGCCTCGTCGGGCGCCCCAACGCCGGCAAGTCGACCCTGACCAACGCGCTGGTGGGGCGGAAGGTGGCGATCACCTCCAGCAAGCCGCAGACCACCCGGCACGCCATCCGGGGGATCAGCACCAGCGAGGACAGCCAGCTCATCCTGGTCGACACCCCAGGCCTGCACCGGCCGCGGACGCTGCTGGGCGAGCGGCTCAACGACGTGGTCCGGGAGACCCTGCTCGACGTCGACGTCGTGGGCTTCTGCCTACCCGCCGACTCCAAGCCCGGCCCGGGCGACGCGTTCATCGCGCGGGAGCTGGCGGATCTCCAGCGCGCCCGCCGTACCCCCGTCCTCGCCCTGGCCACCAAGGCCGACCTGGTCGACAAGCGGCGGCTCGCGGAGCACCTCATCGCCGTCGACCAGCTCGGCAGCTGGGACGCGATCATCCCGTGTTCGGCGACGCGGGGGGAGCAGGTGGATGTCGTACGCCGGGAGCTGGCGGTGCGTCTGCCGGAGAGCCCCAAGCTCTATCCGGACGACGTCCTGACCGACGAACCGCAGGTCGTGATGATCGCCGAGCTGGTCCGGGAGGCGGCCTTGGAGGGGGTCCGCGACGAGCTGCCGCACAGCCTTGCCGTGGTGGTGGAGGAGGTCGTCCCCCGCGAGGGTCGGTCGGCGGACCACCCGCTGACCGACGTGCGGGTGCACGTCTTCGTGGAGCGGGACAGCCAGAAGGCCATCGTCATCGGGCGGGGCGGGGCGCGGCTCAAGGACGTCGGCACCCGGGCCCGGGCCGGCATCGAGGAGCTCCTGGGGCACCGCGTGCACCTGGACCTTCACGTCAAGGTGGCCAAGGACTGGCAGCGCGACCCCAAACAGCTGCATCGCCTGGGCTTCTAA
- a CDS encoding branched-chain amino acid ABC transporter permease yields the protein MSTQSETAHLQLDEPVLKRGSWLNRARILVALLVVLALPWYVYPPVAFDILAWGLFAISVDILLGYTGLLSFGHAAYWGSSAYATGLVAIHTGVPFPLAVLAGMLVAMAIAVPVGWLSVRRTGIYFAMVTLAFAQMIYFFANQWRDVTGGENGLQGIPRNFFGMTLVESDSFYFYYVGLAFVVLGALVAWRVVNSPFGRVLVAIRDNPARARALGYDVDRFKLVAFVISAGLAGLAGGLFAISHGFASLQELDWRTSGKVVLIAVLGGIGTLWGGPIGAAIVVLLEDKLASSGFDGVGIITGAIFVIVVLLFRRGVWGTARHYLGAELMARRRRN from the coding sequence ATGAGCACCCAGAGCGAAACCGCGCATCTGCAACTCGACGAGCCGGTCCTCAAGCGAGGGTCGTGGCTGAACCGGGCGCGCATTCTCGTCGCCCTCCTCGTCGTCTTGGCGCTGCCCTGGTATGTCTATCCGCCGGTGGCCTTCGACATTCTCGCGTGGGGGCTGTTCGCCATTTCGGTGGACATTCTGCTGGGCTACACGGGGCTGTTGTCGTTCGGCCACGCGGCGTACTGGGGTTCGTCGGCCTACGCGACCGGACTCGTCGCCATCCACACGGGCGTCCCGTTCCCGCTGGCCGTCCTCGCGGGAATGCTGGTCGCGATGGCGATCGCGGTGCCGGTGGGTTGGTTGTCCGTACGCCGTACGGGCATCTACTTCGCGATGGTGACGCTTGCCTTCGCGCAGATGATCTACTTCTTCGCCAACCAATGGCGCGACGTCACCGGCGGCGAGAACGGCCTGCAGGGCATCCCGCGGAACTTCTTCGGGATGACCCTCGTGGAATCGGACTCGTTCTACTTCTATTACGTCGGGCTGGCATTCGTGGTGCTCGGGGCGCTGGTCGCGTGGCGGGTCGTGAATTCGCCGTTCGGGCGCGTTCTCGTGGCGATCCGCGACAACCCGGCCCGCGCGCGGGCGCTGGGCTACGACGTGGACCGTTTCAAGCTGGTCGCGTTCGTGATCTCCGCGGGCCTGGCGGGGCTGGCCGGCGGCCTGTTCGCGATCTCGCACGGCTTCGCCTCGCTGCAGGAGCTGGATTGGCGGACGTCGGGCAAGGTCGTGCTCATCGCCGTCCTGGGCGGGATCGGGACGTTGTGGGGCGGCCCGATCGGCGCGGCCATCGTGGTGCTCCTGGAGGACAAGCTGGCGTCCAGCGGCTTCGACGGGGTGGGCATCATCACCGGGGCGATCTTCGTGATCGTGGTGTTGCTGTTCCGCCGTGGCGTGTGGGGCACGGCGCGGCACTACCTGGGCGCCGAACTCATGGCGCGCCGACGACGGAACTGA
- a CDS encoding branched-chain amino acid ABC transporter permease encodes MSAFVQFTLQGLAAGGFYALAALGLAIIFGVLGVVNFSHGACYMLGAVAAAVLLGEFGLGFWPALIIVPVLLFCFGVLMERLLVRWLLALDPLYNFLLTFGLTLLLVDLVKRRYGVSGLPYETPAGLDGRVALGDLSLSVYQIFACLFSLAVCAVVWALLTKTRIGMIVRAATEDADRTSALGINVSRWVTPVFGFGIALAGLAGVLRAPNGAITAEMGGSFIIILFAVVVIGGLGSILGAVVAGFLVGLVEAYGQAYAPAYAQIVIFVLMALVILVRPAGLFGREEAA; translated from the coding sequence ATGAGCGCGTTCGTCCAGTTCACCCTGCAGGGCCTGGCGGCCGGGGGGTTCTACGCCCTGGCCGCCCTCGGCCTGGCCATCATCTTCGGCGTCCTCGGGGTGGTGAACTTCAGCCACGGCGCCTGCTACATGTTGGGCGCCGTGGCCGCCGCCGTCCTGCTCGGGGAGTTCGGGCTCGGATTCTGGCCCGCGTTGATCATCGTCCCGGTGCTGCTGTTCTGCTTCGGGGTCCTCATGGAGCGGCTGCTGGTGCGCTGGCTGTTGGCGCTCGACCCGCTCTACAACTTCCTGCTCACGTTCGGGCTGACGCTCCTGTTGGTGGACCTCGTGAAGCGCCGGTACGGCGTGTCGGGCCTGCCGTACGAGACCCCGGCGGGGCTGGACGGCCGGGTCGCGCTCGGCGACCTCAGCCTGTCCGTGTATCAGATCTTCGCCTGCCTGTTCTCGCTCGCGGTGTGCGCCGTGGTGTGGGCGCTGCTGACGAAGACCCGGATCGGCATGATCGTCCGGGCGGCCACCGAGGACGCCGACCGGACGAGCGCGCTGGGCATCAACGTCAGCCGATGGGTGACGCCGGTGTTCGGGTTCGGCATCGCCCTGGCCGGCCTGGCGGGCGTGCTGCGCGCCCCGAACGGGGCGATCACCGCCGAGATGGGCGGCAGCTTCATCATCATCCTGTTCGCCGTGGTGGTCATCGGCGGTCTCGGCTCGATCCTCGGCGCCGTGGTCGCCGGGTTCCTGGTGGGCCTGGTGGAGGCGTACGGCCAGGCCTACGCCCCGGCGTACGCCCAGATCGTCATCTTCGTGCTCATGGCGCTGGTGATTCTCGTACGGCCCGCCGGGCTGTTCGGGCGGGAGGAGGCGGCATGA
- a CDS encoding ABC transporter substrate-binding protein — MRRSHLTAIALTASASLALAACGGGAGGPQAGGSSKLTNDKVVIGLINDQSGVYKDVSGPNSGIAIQMAIDDYKAKYGDKAVAKTIELVQADHQNKADVANTKSQEMYDRQNADIILDVPNSAAALAIATQAQQKKKLYINISAGSTALSGEKCNKYMFHYAYDTAMLAKVSAKGIVDKGGKSWNILYPDYAFGQDMNKSFAAEVKANGGTVGQSIGTPFPSENFATFITKAGEGNPQVIGSMHAGGDLINFVKQFNQSALKGKAQLAVGLMFITDVHSLGVDQFAGTQFTDAWYWNFDDQNRKFADKFMEKAKVRPSFPNAANYSAATQYLEAVQEAGTDNADEIVKKLEGKKVNDLFLRNGEIRKADHKVIKDSYLAKVKTKDQVKEEWDLEDIVTTIPAAQAYGEPQASCKMGG, encoded by the coding sequence ATGCGCCGTAGCCACCTCACCGCGATCGCCCTGACCGCCTCCGCCTCGCTCGCCCTCGCTGCCTGCGGCGGCGGCGCCGGCGGCCCCCAGGCCGGCGGGTCGAGCAAGCTCACCAACGACAAGGTCGTGATCGGCCTCATCAATGACCAGTCCGGGGTCTACAAGGACGTCTCGGGCCCCAACTCGGGCATCGCGATCCAGATGGCGATCGACGACTACAAGGCGAAGTACGGCGACAAGGCCGTGGCCAAGACCATCGAGCTGGTGCAGGCCGACCACCAGAACAAGGCCGACGTGGCGAACACGAAGAGCCAGGAGATGTATGACCGGCAGAACGCCGACATCATCCTCGACGTGCCGAACTCGGCCGCGGCGCTCGCCATCGCCACCCAGGCGCAGCAGAAGAAGAAGCTCTACATCAACATCAGCGCGGGCTCGACCGCGCTGTCGGGCGAGAAGTGCAACAAGTACATGTTCCACTACGCGTACGACACCGCCATGCTGGCCAAGGTCTCGGCCAAGGGCATCGTCGACAAGGGCGGCAAGAGCTGGAACATCCTCTACCCGGACTACGCCTTCGGTCAGGACATGAACAAGTCCTTCGCGGCCGAGGTGAAGGCCAACGGCGGGACCGTCGGGCAATCCATCGGGACGCCGTTCCCGAGTGAGAACTTCGCGACCTTCATCACCAAGGCCGGCGAGGGCAACCCGCAGGTCATCGGCTCGATGCACGCCGGCGGCGACCTCATCAACTTCGTGAAGCAGTTCAACCAGTCGGCGCTGAAGGGCAAGGCGCAGCTCGCCGTGGGCCTGATGTTCATCACGGATGTCCACTCGCTCGGCGTCGACCAGTTCGCGGGGACGCAGTTCACCGACGCCTGGTACTGGAACTTCGACGACCAGAACCGCAAGTTCGCGGACAAGTTCATGGAGAAGGCCAAGGTCCGTCCGTCCTTCCCGAACGCCGCCAACTACTCGGCCGCGACGCAATACCTGGAGGCGGTCCAGGAGGCCGGCACCGACAACGCCGACGAGATCGTCAAGAAGCTGGAAGGCAAGAAGGTCAACGACCTCTTCCTGCGCAACGGCGAGATCCGCAAAGCCGACCACAAGGTCATCAAGGACTCCTACCTGGCCAAGGTGAAGACCAAGGACCAGGTCAAGGAGGAGTGGGACCTGGAGGACATCGTCACCACGATCCCGGCCGCGCAGGCGTACGGCGAGCCGCAGGCCAGCTGCAAGATGGGCGGCTGA
- a CDS encoding ABC transporter ATP-binding protein, with protein MLEVEKLSARYGEARALSEVSLDVGAGEVVTLVGRNGAGKTTLLRSVMGLHHHVRGHIRFDGNDIVKLPAHARARRGIGWVPDNRGIYASLSVEENLVLPPKVHEDAWSLERIYDFFPVLKERRAFPGTKLSGGEQQMLAMARVLRSGSRLLLLDEPSEGLAPVIVARIGEIIREIKAHGVAVLLVEQNVKFAATVADRHYLLAQGKVVEHLGNDEFRTRERELLTYLGM; from the coding sequence ATGCTGGAGGTCGAGAAGCTCTCCGCGCGGTACGGCGAGGCGCGCGCCCTGTCCGAGGTCTCCCTCGACGTGGGCGCCGGCGAGGTCGTGACCCTCGTCGGCCGCAACGGCGCCGGCAAGACCACGCTGCTGCGCTCGGTGATGGGGCTGCACCACCACGTGCGGGGCCACATCCGCTTCGACGGCAACGACATCGTCAAGCTGCCGGCGCACGCCCGGGCACGCCGCGGCATCGGCTGGGTCCCGGACAACCGGGGCATCTACGCGAGCCTGTCGGTCGAAGAGAACCTGGTGCTCCCGCCGAAGGTCCACGAGGACGCGTGGAGCCTGGAGCGCATCTACGACTTCTTTCCGGTGCTGAAGGAGCGCCGCGCCTTCCCCGGCACGAAGCTGTCCGGCGGCGAGCAGCAGATGCTCGCCATGGCGCGGGTGCTGCGCAGCGGGTCGCGGCTCCTGCTCCTGGACGAGCCCAGCGAGGGCCTGGCCCCGGTCATCGTCGCGCGGATCGGGGAGATCATCCGCGAGATCAAGGCGCACGGTGTCGCCGTGCTCCTGGTCGAGCAGAACGTGAAGTTCGCGGCCACGGTGGCCGACCGCCATTACCTGCTCGCGCAGGGCAAGGTCGTCGAGCACCTCGGCAACGACGAGTTCCGCACCCGAGAGCGCGAACTCCTCACCTACCTCGGCATGTGA
- a CDS encoding ABC transporter ATP-binding protein translates to MLQTRGLTKEFSGFTAVNAVDLTVADGTVHALVGPNGAGKTTLFNLLTGFLHPTSGTITYAGSDITGKHPEQIAHLGVARSFQITSLFDHINLREHVELALASPTGLGKKWWVPARRLSQFAPRAMELLEQVGLAGRARELAGALPYGQKRALELAIALALEPRLLLLDEPTAGMGIEDIDRTIALVKQIAQGRTVVFVDHNMHVVGSLADTVTVLQAGKILAEGPYEEVRNDERVVTAYLGSADVAH, encoded by the coding sequence CTGCTGCAGACCCGCGGGCTGACCAAGGAGTTCAGCGGCTTCACCGCCGTCAATGCCGTGGACCTCACCGTCGCGGACGGCACGGTGCACGCCCTCGTGGGCCCCAACGGTGCCGGCAAGACGACGCTGTTCAACCTCCTCACGGGCTTCCTGCACCCGACCTCGGGCACCATCACCTACGCAGGGTCGGACATCACGGGCAAGCACCCGGAACAGATCGCCCACCTCGGCGTGGCCCGCTCGTTCCAGATCACCAGCCTGTTCGACCACATCAACCTGCGCGAGCACGTGGAGCTGGCCCTGGCCTCGCCCACCGGGCTGGGGAAGAAGTGGTGGGTGCCGGCTCGGCGGCTCTCGCAGTTCGCCCCCCGCGCGATGGAGCTCCTCGAGCAGGTCGGCCTCGCCGGCCGCGCCCGCGAGCTGGCCGGGGCCCTCCCCTATGGGCAGAAGCGGGCCCTCGAACTGGCCATCGCCCTCGCCCTCGAGCCTCGGCTGCTGCTCCTCGACGAGCCGACCGCGGGCATGGGCATCGAGGACATCGACCGGACCATCGCCCTCGTGAAGCAGATCGCGCAGGGGCGCACCGTCGTCTTCGTCGACCACAACATGCACGTCGTGGGCTCCCTCGCCGACACGGTCACGGTGCTGCAGGCCGGCAAGATCCTGGCCGAAGGCCCGTACGAGGAGGTCCGCAACGACGAGCGCGTCGTGACCGCCTACCTGGGGAGCGCCGATGTCGCCCACTAG
- a CDS encoding C39 family peptidase, with the protein MIRPRTSATARRAAPTRSARRAATTVALAITLAGGGTLSAMAAVPAAGAPTTAPHAAAGQAAVEASALATRRGKDRHRDPDPHTPIPAQVQSQAAQKDAAGAAGAAAAGASAETTGVVVGGGGPLSNPPAGAPAKVSAAAQSAATASPSAMAAAGLPAQVVLGYAQQPQQNSYYCGPAAVAQALALVGINRPQSEVAERLRTDAAGYQTSWSGTFTWYYAPDVGSTKRPVADVMGSYMYGYGRTGRYYSAELPMDPSAADIATYQRRLVSDTASGYPLIGDAWEMQGEGNLRLPGHPAVFPNTSYDVFHWYTIHGYENYGATSYITDSAAGSPYVSWSTTIPRYSKVDSGTLTLINGGRGYVW; encoded by the coding sequence ATGATTCGCCCGCGCACCTCCGCCACGGCTCGCCGCGCCGCCCCCACCCGTTCGGCCCGCCGCGCCGCCACCACGGTGGCCCTCGCGATCACCCTGGCCGGCGGGGGTACCCTGTCGGCGATGGCCGCGGTCCCCGCCGCCGGAGCGCCGACGACGGCGCCGCACGCCGCGGCCGGCCAGGCCGCCGTCGAGGCGTCGGCCTTGGCCACGCGCCGGGGCAAGGACCGGCACCGCGACCCCGACCCGCATACCCCGATCCCGGCGCAGGTGCAGAGCCAGGCCGCTCAGAAGGACGCCGCGGGGGCCGCGGGTGCCGCGGCGGCCGGCGCTTCGGCCGAGACCACCGGGGTGGTCGTCGGCGGGGGCGGCCCGCTGTCGAACCCGCCCGCCGGTGCCCCCGCGAAGGTCAGCGCCGCTGCGCAGAGTGCGGCCACCGCCAGTCCGTCCGCGATGGCGGCGGCCGGACTGCCCGCCCAGGTCGTCCTCGGCTACGCCCAGCAGCCACAGCAGAACTCGTACTACTGCGGCCCCGCCGCCGTCGCCCAGGCGCTCGCGCTGGTAGGCATCAACCGCCCGCAGAGCGAGGTCGCCGAGCGGCTGCGCACCGACGCCGCCGGCTATCAGACGTCGTGGTCGGGCACGTTCACGTGGTACTACGCGCCCGACGTCGGCTCCACGAAGCGGCCCGTCGCGGACGTCATGGGGTCGTACATGTACGGCTACGGCCGCACCGGCCGCTACTACTCGGCGGAGCTGCCGATGGACCCGAGCGCCGCGGACATCGCGACCTACCAGCGCCGGCTCGTGAGCGACACCGCCTCCGGCTATCCCCTGATCGGGGACGCCTGGGAGATGCAGGGTGAGGGGAATCTCCGCCTGCCCGGGCACCCGGCGGTCTTCCCCAATACGTCGTACGACGTGTTCCACTGGTACACGATCCACGGGTACGAGAACTACGGCGCCACGTCGTACATCACGGACTCCGCCGCGGGCAGCCCGTACGTGAGCTGGAGCACCACGATCCCCCGGTACTCCAAGGTGGACTCGGGGACACTGACGCTCATCAACGGCGGCCGCGGGTACGTCTGGTAG
- a CDS encoding short-chain fatty acid transporter, whose amino-acid sequence MRFTAFTEKWLPDAFGFVLVGTVIIFLLGLAWGESVFNASTTKPPAAPAGMGLVDAWGAGFWSLITFTMQMAMIVIGGYAVASSPPMARLIDKLAGIPRSPKAAVAFVAAVSMFASYLNWAFSLVFGAILAKEVARRNPDADYRALGAMAFLGLGTVWAQGFSGSAALQVASPASSPAAVQNEIKKFGYASGTIPLNDTILNWRAISATLVIFVVAVVMAWLIAPKAHTGKNAEELGITLRPLLGAGSEVAERQEASRPTRPGDRLEYSPVMTVLICLIGFIWVWRAFIGKDFFQTLDLNMINLILLLLAMALHWHPISMVKSVIEGTRAAAGVLLQFPFYGGIFGMIAYTGLSHKIADVLTSISNQFFYPPLIAFYSMILGVFVPSGGSKWVIEAPYVLDAAHQLGVSAGWMVVVYDLGEASANLLQPFWMLPTLAILGLKAKDIMGYTFTMFLACFPAALIAVTVLAPHIG is encoded by the coding sequence CTGCGCTTCACGGCCTTCACCGAGAAGTGGCTCCCCGACGCGTTCGGCTTCGTCCTCGTCGGGACGGTCATCATCTTCCTGCTCGGGCTCGCCTGGGGAGAGTCCGTCTTCAATGCCTCGACCACCAAGCCGCCGGCTGCACCGGCCGGCATGGGCCTCGTCGACGCCTGGGGCGCCGGCTTCTGGTCGCTCATCACCTTCACGATGCAGATGGCGATGATCGTCATCGGCGGGTACGCCGTCGCCAGCTCCCCACCCATGGCTCGCCTGATCGACAAGCTCGCCGGCATCCCGCGCTCCCCGAAGGCGGCCGTGGCGTTCGTGGCCGCGGTGTCCATGTTCGCCAGCTACCTGAACTGGGCGTTCTCGCTGGTGTTCGGTGCGATCCTGGCCAAGGAGGTGGCCCGTCGCAATCCCGACGCCGACTATCGGGCTCTAGGCGCGATGGCGTTCCTCGGGCTGGGCACGGTGTGGGCGCAGGGCTTCTCGGGGTCGGCGGCGCTGCAGGTGGCCAGCCCGGCCTCCAGCCCGGCCGCCGTGCAGAACGAGATCAAGAAGTTCGGCTACGCCTCGGGCACGATCCCGCTCAACGACACGATCCTCAACTGGCGGGCCATCTCCGCGACGCTCGTCATTTTCGTGGTCGCCGTGGTCATGGCGTGGCTCATCGCGCCCAAGGCGCACACCGGCAAGAACGCTGAGGAGCTCGGCATCACGTTGCGGCCGCTGCTCGGGGCCGGCTCGGAGGTCGCGGAGCGCCAGGAGGCCAGTCGGCCGACCCGGCCCGGGGACCGACTGGAGTACTCGCCGGTGATGACCGTCCTCATCTGCCTCATCGGATTCATCTGGGTGTGGCGTGCCTTCATCGGGAAGGACTTCTTCCAGACCCTCGACCTCAACATGATCAACCTGATCCTGTTGCTGCTGGCCATGGCTTTGCACTGGCACCCGATCAGCATGGTGAAGTCGGTCATCGAGGGCACCCGCGCGGCGGCCGGGGTGCTGCTCCAGTTCCCGTTCTACGGCGGGATCTTCGGGATGATCGCCTACACGGGGCTTTCCCACAAGATCGCGGACGTGCTGACCAGCATCAGCAACCAGTTCTTCTACCCCCCGCTCATCGCCTTCTACTCGATGATCCTCGGCGTGTTTGTCCCGTCGGGCGGGTCCAAGTGGGTCATCGAGGCGCCGTACGTTCTCGATGCCGCTCACCAGCTCGGAGTCAGCGCGGGCTGGATGGTCGTCGTGTACGACCTCGGCGAGGCCAGCGCCAACCTGTTGCAGCCGTTCTGGATGCTGCCGACGCTGGCGATCCTGGGCCTGAAGGCCAAGGACATCATGGGCTATACGTTCACGATGTTCCTGGCCTGCTTCCCGGCCGCGCTGATCGCCGTGACGGTGCTCGCGCCGCACATCGGCTGA
- the pgl gene encoding 6-phosphogluconolactonase: protein MDSLAKIAAQRVVDALAFRLKDEWVSAAHVAISGGVVIDAVVEALADSVAKHRVDWDKVHIWWTDERYLPEGSVGRYETRARSAGLYRIGVPRERIHPVPGPDRPNDENPDEAAAQYAKQLRKYAPHGRSTPMFDLVLLEVGEDASTAGLYPEDRSLSLTDAVVPVWDAPAPARLRVTMSMPTITGSARVWLLGMGAERADAVRRALSCTPDASAPPAARARGILETLWWLDQHAAKGLPDRGITAVEENTQAQGA from the coding sequence GTGGACTCCCTGGCGAAGATCGCCGCGCAGCGGGTGGTCGACGCGCTGGCCTTTCGGCTGAAGGACGAGTGGGTCTCCGCCGCGCACGTGGCCATCTCCGGCGGGGTGGTCATCGACGCGGTCGTCGAGGCGCTTGCGGATTCCGTGGCTAAGCACCGAGTGGACTGGGACAAGGTGCACATCTGGTGGACCGACGAACGCTACCTGCCGGAGGGATCGGTGGGCCGGTATGAGACCCGCGCCCGCTCCGCCGGCTTGTATCGCATCGGCGTCCCCCGCGAGCGGATCCATCCCGTCCCCGGCCCGGACCGTCCCAACGACGAGAACCCGGACGAGGCGGCGGCCCAATACGCCAAGCAGCTCCGCAAGTACGCCCCGCACGGCCGGTCGACGCCCATGTTCGACCTGGTGCTTCTCGAGGTCGGCGAGGACGCCAGCACGGCGGGCCTCTACCCCGAGGACCGGAGCCTGAGCCTGACTGACGCGGTCGTTCCCGTGTGGGACGCCCCTGCGCCCGCCCGGCTGCGGGTCACCATGAGCATGCCGACCATCACGGGGTCGGCGCGGGTGTGGTTGCTCGGCATGGGGGCCGAACGGGCCGACGCCGTACGTCGTGCGCTGTCCTGCACCCCCGACGCCAGCGCTCCGCCGGCGGCCCGTGCGCGGGGCATCCTCGAAACCCTGTGGTGGCTCGACCAGCACGCCGCCAAGGGCCTTCCCGACCGGGGCATCACCGCCGTGGAGGAGAACACGCAGGCCCAGGGCGCGTAG
- a CDS encoding LysM peptidoglycan-binding domain-containing protein, which produces MNSLSAGQGLNRGESLSSSTGKFVLALQDDGNLVLQQGSDVVWASGTNGQGIDRLSVQDDGNVVLYSGGDAKWSTGTNGNSGARLELQDDRNVVVYGGDGQALWSTGTDTADGDAPAPAAPAEPAVSAPAPAPAAPAQQTYTVQDGDTLWAIAERYYGDGSQYMKIATANGIANPDLINVGQQLVIP; this is translated from the coding sequence ATGAACTCACTGTCCGCAGGCCAGGGCCTGAACCGCGGGGAGAGCCTGTCGTCCTCCACGGGCAAGTTCGTCCTCGCGCTTCAGGACGACGGCAACCTCGTCCTTCAGCAGGGCAGCGACGTCGTGTGGGCGAGCGGCACCAACGGGCAGGGCATCGACCGCCTCAGCGTGCAGGACGACGGCAACGTCGTGCTCTACTCCGGTGGCGACGCGAAGTGGTCCACGGGCACGAACGGCAACTCCGGGGCCCGCCTGGAGCTGCAGGACGACCGCAACGTGGTGGTGTATGGCGGCGACGGCCAGGCCCTCTGGTCCACCGGCACCGACACGGCCGATGGCGACGCCCCGGCCCCCGCCGCCCCGGCCGAGCCCGCGGTCTCCGCCCCGGCGCCCGCGCCCGCCGCGCCAGCGCAGCAGACCTACACCGTCCAGGACGGCGACACCCTGTGGGCCATCGCCGAGCGCTACTACGGCGACGGCAGCCAGTACATGAAGATCGCCACCGCCAACGGCATCGCCAACCCGGACCTCATCAACGTCGGTCAGCAGCTCGTCATCCCGTGA